In Penaeus vannamei isolate JL-2024 chromosome 4, ASM4276789v1, whole genome shotgun sequence, a single window of DNA contains:
- the LOC113800055 gene encoding 3'-5' ssDNA/RNA exonuclease TatD isoform X1, translated as MASNEANKNQGIDGIEDAMGELMSSENYIIVDIGANLTNKKFTRDLDSVVSRARDAGVHKIMVTGITVQSSKEALRLTRLFPETLYSTAGVHPHEAKTWDDETEEALRELAANQEVVAIGECGLDFNRNFSPQDVQLEVFEKQVSLACELRKPLFVHERDAHKEVLEVLGKYKARLPPVVIHCFTGDATQAAAYLKEGCYIGLTGYVWKDKSEDGVRRILEDGVVPLDRLLVETDSPFMYPNTRASKLPPYVKEALTERSLTFLHRYCTFQRNEPCSLPVTIEMIAAYMKKKSEQVALQTTFNALKVFGLST; from the exons ATGGCATCAAATGAAGCGAACAAGAACCAAGGGATTGATGGAATTGAAGATGCAATGGGAGAGCTAATGAGCTCTGAAAATTACATCATTGTTGACATTGGAGCTAACCTCACCAATAAGAAGTTCACAAGGGACCTAGACTCTGTTGTGTCAAGAGCTCGAGATGCAG GAGTTCACAAGATCATGGTAACGGGCATTACAGTACAGAGCAGTAAGGAAGCACTACGCCTAACCCGCCTCTTCCCAGAGACATTATACTCAACTGCAG GAGTACACCCACATGAAGCGAAAACTTGGGATGACGAAACCGAAGAGGCTCTACGAGAATTGGCTGCCAACCAAGAGGTGGTAGCCATAGGTGAGTGCGGACTGGACTTCAATCGAAACTTCTCTCCTCAAGATGTCCAGCTTGAGGTCTTTGAAAAGCAG GTCTCCCTAGCATGCGAGTTGAGAAAACCACTTTTCGTACACGAAAGAGACGCCCATAAGGAGGTGCTGGAGGTGTTGGGGAAATACAAAGCACGTCTTCCTCCTGTGGTGATTCACTGCTTCACAGGGGATGCCACACAAGCAGCTGCCTACCTCAAAGAAGGATGTTACATTGGTCTTACAG GCTATGTATGGAAAGACAAATCTGAGGATGGTGTAAGGAGAATTTTAGAAGATGGAGTAGTCCCACTAGACAGACTCCTTGTTGAAACTGATTCGCCATTCATGTACCCCAATACTCGTGCCTCCAAGCTACCTCCATATGTCAAAGAGGCACTCACGGAAAG ATCTTTGACGTTTCTTCACCGATACTGCACCTTCCAACGCAACGAACCTTGCTCTCTGCCAGTAACTATTGAGATGATTGCAGCTTACATGAAGAAGAAATCTGAGCAAGTAGCTCTCCAAACAACCTTCAATGCTTTAAAGGTGTTTGGTTTGAGCACATGA
- the LOC113800055 gene encoding 3'-5' ssDNA/RNA exonuclease TatD isoform X2, which produces MVTGITVQSSKEALRLTRLFPETLYSTAGVHPHEAKTWDDETEEALRELAANQEVVAIGECGLDFNRNFSPQDVQLEVFEKQVSLACELRKPLFVHERDAHKEVLEVLGKYKARLPPVVIHCFTGDATQAAAYLKEGCYIGLTGYVWKDKSEDGVRRILEDGVVPLDRLLVETDSPFMYPNTRASKLPPYVKEALTERSLTFLHRYCTFQRNEPCSLPVTIEMIAAYMKKKSEQVALQTTFNALKVFGLST; this is translated from the exons ATGGTAACGGGCATTACAGTACAGAGCAGTAAGGAAGCACTACGCCTAACCCGCCTCTTCCCAGAGACATTATACTCAACTGCAG GAGTACACCCACATGAAGCGAAAACTTGGGATGACGAAACCGAAGAGGCTCTACGAGAATTGGCTGCCAACCAAGAGGTGGTAGCCATAGGTGAGTGCGGACTGGACTTCAATCGAAACTTCTCTCCTCAAGATGTCCAGCTTGAGGTCTTTGAAAAGCAG GTCTCCCTAGCATGCGAGTTGAGAAAACCACTTTTCGTACACGAAAGAGACGCCCATAAGGAGGTGCTGGAGGTGTTGGGGAAATACAAAGCACGTCTTCCTCCTGTGGTGATTCACTGCTTCACAGGGGATGCCACACAAGCAGCTGCCTACCTCAAAGAAGGATGTTACATTGGTCTTACAG GCTATGTATGGAAAGACAAATCTGAGGATGGTGTAAGGAGAATTTTAGAAGATGGAGTAGTCCCACTAGACAGACTCCTTGTTGAAACTGATTCGCCATTCATGTACCCCAATACTCGTGCCTCCAAGCTACCTCCATATGTCAAAGAGGCACTCACGGAAAG ATCTTTGACGTTTCTTCACCGATACTGCACCTTCCAACGCAACGAACCTTGCTCTCTGCCAGTAACTATTGAGATGATTGCAGCTTACATGAAGAAGAAATCTGAGCAAGTAGCTCTCCAAACAACCTTCAATGCTTTAAAGGTGTTTGGTTTGAGCACATGA